In Rosa chinensis cultivar Old Blush chromosome 1, RchiOBHm-V2, whole genome shotgun sequence, a genomic segment contains:
- the LOC112185514 gene encoding NADH dehydrogenase [ubiquinone] iron-sulfur protein 6, mitochondrial, which yields MASRLVKSLIKSSSGLGSTGTRNFCLVRSQISNHTAKWMQDTSKKSPMELINEVPPIKVEGRIVACEGDSDPALGHPIEFICLDLPQPAICKYCGLRYVQDHHH from the exons ATGGCGTCCAGACTGGTGAAATCCCTAATCAAATCATCGTCGGGTTTGGGATCGACGGGGACCAGAAACTTCTGCCTCGTTCGGAGTCAAATCAGCAACCACACTGCCAAATGGATGCAG GATACAAGTAAGAAGTCCCCCATGGAGTTGATCAACGAAGTTCCACCCATCAAGGTTGAGGGCAGGATTGTTGCATGTGAAGGGG ACTCCGATCCCGCACTAGGGCACCCGATTGAATTTATATGCCTTGACCTTCCTCAGCCGGCTATCTGCAAGTATTGCGGTCTTCGCTATGTGCAGGATCACCACCACTAG
- the LOC112185503 gene encoding ATPase family AAA domain-containing protein 3: protein MARTYALGLITAAAASASFSNPKTAYADGPFGFSPFSSPKAPQIPSPVQSPPSDSPAAAGAPPPPPPPPPKPRNDYPRTTSAGFDPDPLERGAKYAKDISNSKDAKKIFEVLKKQEETRQVELSAKEAEFKAMQAQAETERQRVIYDEQKKLAQHQAQTKSQMARYEDELKRKRMQAENEYHRDRNRELVKMQEESSIRQEQARRAAEEQIQAQRRQTEREKAEIERETIRVRAIAEAEGRAHEAKLAEEVNRRILVDRANAEREKWVAAINTTFDHIGGGLKAILTDQNKLVVAVGGVTALAAGVYTTREGAKVIWSYVDRILGQPSLIRESSKGKYPWSGLFSRSPSTKNGKPFGDVVLHPSLQKRIEHLAGATANTKSHQAPFRNMLFYGPPGTGKTMAAREMARKSGLDYALMTGGDVAPLGPQAVTKIHELFDWAKKSRRGLLLFIDEADAFLCERNKTYMSEAQRSALNALLFRTGDQSKDIVLALATNRPGDLDSAVSDRIDEVLEFPLPGEDERFKLLKLYLDKYIVNADSGKPGWFRNLFKRQQQKIEMKGLTDDMLREAAAKTDGFSGREIAKMMASVQAAVYGSENCVLDPTLFREVVDYKVAEHQQRRKMAAGEKI, encoded by the exons ATGGCGAGGACATATGCACTAGGGCTCATCACAGCCGCTGCTGCCTCCGCCTCCTTCTCAAACCCCAAGACTGCTTATGCCGACGGCCCTTTCGGCTTCTCCCCCTTTTCTTCTCCCAAGGCTCCCCAGATTCCTTCTCCAGTTCAATCGCCGCCGTCCGACTCTCCGGCGGCTGCTggggctcctcctcctcctcctcctccgccgccgaAGCCTCGCAATGATTACCCGAGGACTACTTCGGCCGGGTTCGATCCCGACCCGCTGGAGCGCGGTGCCAAGTATGCCAAAGATATCAGCAACTCTAAGGATGCCAAAAAG ATATTTGAAGTTCTGAAGAAGCAAGAAGAGACGAGGCAGGTTGAGTTGTCTGCGAAGGAGGCCGAGTTTAAGGCCATGCAAGCTCAAGCTGAAACT GAGAGGCAAAGGGTCATCTATGATGAGCAAAAGAAACTAGCTCAGCATCAAGCGCAAACAAAATCTCAGATGGCTCGCTATGAAGATGAGTTGAAAAGGAAGAGGATGCAG GCAGAGAATGAATACCACAGAGATAGGAATAGAGAGCTTGTAAAAATGCAAGAAGAATCATCTATCAGACAGGAGCAAGCTCGACGGGCGGCAGAAGAGCAAATCCAAGCACAACGTCGTCAGACAGAGCGGGAAAAGGCTGAGATAGAACGTGAAACAATAAGAGTGAGGGCAATTGCAGAAGCAGAAGGGAGAGCACATGAAGCAAAACTAGCTGAAGAGGTTAACAGGCGAATACTAGTAGACCGGGCAAATgcggagagagagaaatgggttGCTGCCATAAATACAACTTTTGATCATATTGGAG GGGGACTGAAAGCCATTCTGACGGATCAGAATAAATTAGTTGTTGCCGTTGGGGGAGTGACAGCTCTAGCTGCAGGTGTTTATACAACAAG AGAAGGTGCAAAGGTGATATGGAGCTATGTGGACAGAATATTGGGACAACCATCCCTTATCAGAGAGTCTTCTAAAGGGAAATACCCTTGGTCAGGGTTATTTTCACGTTCCCCGTCTACGAAGAATGGGAAACCCTTTGGTGATGTCGTTTTACACCCATCTCTTCAGAAAAGAATAGAACATTTAGCTGGTGCAACTGCAAATACAAAATCTCATCAGGCACCCTTCAGAAACATGCTCTTCTATGGTCCTCCCGGAACAGGGAAAACAATGGCTGCTAGAGAGATGGCTCGTAAATCT GGATTGGATTACGCACTGATGACAGGAGGGGATGTTGCTCCACTCGGACCGCAGGCTGTTACCAAGATACACGAGTTATTTGATTGGGCCAAAAAGTCACGGAGGGGTTTGTTGCTTTTCATTGATGAAGCTGACGCATTTTTGTGCGA GCGGAACAAAACCTACATGAGTGAAGCTCAAAGAAGTGCACTCAATGCTCTTCTATTCCGCACTGGTGACCAGTCCAAGGACATAGTCCTTGCCCTCGCCACAAACCGTCCCGGTGATCTTGATTCAGCTGTGTCTGATCGTATTGATGAAGTGCTTGAATTCCCCTTGCCTGGGGAAGATGAACGCTTTAAGCTGCTAAAGTTGTATCTGGACAAGTACATAGTTAATGCTGACTCGGGGAAACCTGGATGGTTCCGGAACTTGTTCAAAAGACAACAGCAGAAGATAGAAATGAAAGGCTTGACAGATGATATGCTGAGAGAAGCAGCGGCTAAGACTGATGGATTTTCTGGGAGAGAAATTGCAAAAATGATGGCAAGTGTCCAGGCGGCTGTTTATGGGAGTGAGAATTGTGTGCTTGACCCAACCCTATTTCGTGAAGTTGTAGACTACAAGGTCGCTGAGCATCAACAGAGAAGAAAAATGGCAGCTGGAGAGAAAATTTAA